The following coding sequences lie in one Micromonospora sp. R77 genomic window:
- the hisF gene encoding imidazole glycerol phosphate synthase subunit HisF yields MTVAVRVIPCLDVDAGRVVKGVNFLDLRDAGDPVELAAAYDRAGADELTFLDVTASSSDRGTMLDVVRRTAESVFIPLTVGGGVRQVADVDTLLRAGADKVGVNTAAIARPELIAEIADRFGRQVLVLSLDVRRAPAGTTPSGFEVTTHGGRRGTGIDAVEWAARGAELGAGEILLNSMDADGTKAGFDLALIEAVRAVVDVPVIASGGAGQVAHFPPAIGAGADAVLAASVFHFGELTVGEVKDALRVAGHPVR; encoded by the coding sequence ATGACGGTGGCGGTACGGGTGATCCCGTGTCTGGACGTGGACGCCGGGCGCGTGGTCAAGGGGGTCAACTTCCTCGACCTGCGGGACGCCGGTGACCCGGTGGAGCTGGCGGCGGCGTACGACCGGGCCGGCGCCGACGAGCTGACCTTCCTCGACGTCACCGCCTCCTCCAGCGACCGCGGCACCATGCTCGACGTGGTCCGCCGCACCGCCGAGTCGGTCTTCATCCCGCTCACCGTCGGTGGCGGCGTCCGCCAGGTGGCCGACGTCGACACGCTGCTGCGCGCCGGGGCGGACAAGGTCGGGGTGAACACCGCCGCGATCGCCCGCCCGGAGCTGATCGCCGAGATCGCCGACCGGTTCGGCCGGCAGGTTCTCGTCCTCTCCCTCGACGTACGACGGGCCCCGGCCGGCACCACGCCGAGCGGCTTCGAGGTGACCACCCACGGCGGTCGCCGGGGCACCGGCATCGACGCCGTCGAGTGGGCGGCGCGCGGCGCCGAGCTGGGCGCGGGGGAGATCCTGCTCAACTCGATGGACGCGGACGGCACCAAGGCCGGCTTCGACCTGGCGCTGATCGAGGCGGTCCGCGCGGTGGTCGACGTGCCGGTGATCGCCAGCGGCGGCGCCGGTCAGGTGGCGCACTTCCCACCGGCGATCGGCGCGGGCGCGGACGCGGTGCTGGCGGCGAGCGTCTTCCACTTCGGCGAGCTGACCGTGGGCGAGGTCAAGGACGCCCTGCGCGTCGCCGGCCACCCCGTTCGCTGA
- a CDS encoding NADP-dependent oxidoreductase produces MSTNREIHLASRPQGWPTADNFRLVETEVPTPGPGQIVVRNQFMSVDPYMRGRMNDVKSYVPPFALDAPLDGGAIGEVVASEADGIAVGDTVLHGLGWREYALVDAKAARKVDPTLAPVSAYLSVLGMTGLTAYAGLLDVAAMKPGETVFVSGAAGAVGSMVGQIAKLRGAARVVGSAGSKAKVERLEGLGFDAAFDYHDGPVKDSLKAAAPDGVDVYFDNVGGEHLEAAIGAMNLHGRAAICGMIAQYNSTEPPAAPRNLALVIGKRLTLRGFLVGDHGHLRDQFVADMAGWLRDGKLSYDETVIDGIENAPEAFLGLLRGENLGKMLVRV; encoded by the coding sequence ATGAGCACCAACCGTGAGATCCACCTGGCCTCCCGCCCGCAGGGCTGGCCCACCGCCGACAACTTCCGCCTCGTGGAGACCGAGGTGCCCACCCCGGGCCCCGGCCAGATCGTGGTCCGCAACCAGTTCATGTCGGTCGACCCGTACATGCGGGGCCGGATGAACGACGTGAAGTCGTACGTGCCGCCGTTCGCGCTCGACGCCCCGCTCGACGGCGGCGCGATCGGCGAGGTGGTGGCGAGCGAGGCGGACGGGATCGCCGTCGGCGACACCGTGCTGCACGGCCTCGGCTGGCGCGAGTACGCGCTGGTCGACGCCAAGGCCGCCCGCAAGGTCGACCCGACCCTCGCCCCGGTGAGCGCCTACCTGAGCGTGCTCGGCATGACCGGCCTCACCGCGTACGCCGGGCTGCTCGACGTGGCCGCGATGAAGCCCGGGGAGACGGTCTTCGTCTCCGGCGCGGCCGGCGCGGTCGGCAGCATGGTCGGCCAGATCGCCAAGCTCAGGGGCGCGGCCCGGGTGGTCGGCAGCGCCGGCTCCAAGGCCAAGGTGGAGCGGCTGGAGGGGCTCGGCTTCGACGCCGCCTTCGACTACCACGACGGCCCCGTGAAGGACTCGCTGAAGGCCGCCGCACCGGACGGCGTCGACGTCTACTTCGACAACGTCGGCGGTGAGCACCTGGAGGCCGCCATCGGGGCGATGAACCTGCACGGCCGGGCCGCCATCTGCGGCATGATCGCGCAGTACAACTCCACCGAGCCGCCGGCCGCGCCGCGCAACCTGGCGCTGGTCATCGGCAAGCGGCTCACCCTGCGCGGCTTCCTGGTCGGCGACCACGGCCACCTGCGCGACCAGTTCGTCGCCGACATGGCCGGCTGGCTGCGCGACGGCAAGCTGTCGTACGACGAGACCGTGATCGACGGCATCGAGAACGCCCCGGAGGCGTTCCTGGGCCTGCTGCGCGGCGAGAACCTGGGCAAGATGCTCGTCCGCGTCTGA
- a CDS encoding organic hydroperoxide resistance protein encodes MQVLYTASAQATGDGRDGHVRTSDGTLDLDLAIPKEMGGTGGAANPEQLFAAGYAACFHSALRLVARKAKADVTGSVVDAQVGIGPNGSGGFGLTVALVVDLPGIERAAAEQLVAQAHQVCPYSNATRGNIEVALTVREAAAA; translated from the coding sequence ATGCAGGTCCTCTACACCGCGTCCGCGCAGGCCACCGGCGACGGCCGGGACGGGCACGTCCGCACCTCCGACGGCACCCTCGACCTGGACCTGGCGATCCCGAAGGAGATGGGCGGCACGGGTGGCGCGGCCAACCCGGAGCAGCTCTTCGCCGCCGGCTACGCGGCCTGCTTCCACTCCGCGCTGCGGCTGGTGGCCCGCAAGGCCAAGGCCGACGTCACCGGCTCCGTCGTCGACGCGCAGGTCGGCATCGGGCCGAACGGCAGCGGCGGCTTCGGCCTGACCGTCGCCCTCGTGGTGGACCTGCCGGGGATCGAACGCGCCGCCGCCGAGCAGCTGGTGGCCCAGGCTCACCAGGTCTGCCCCTACTCCAACGCGACCCGTGGCAACATCGAGGTCGCCCTCACCGTCCGCGAGGCCGCCGCGGCCTGA
- a CDS encoding MarR family winged helix-turn-helix transcriptional regulator, whose protein sequence is MTDDLVLRRQVCFALYAASRAVTDVYRPILDEFGLTYPQYLVLLVLWERGDDAPSVSELGAALRLDSGTLSPLLKRLEAAGLVVRTRAARDERRVEVGLTADGAALRQRMDEVPLRVARATGLTETELVGLRDTLTRVTETIHRQKEQ, encoded by the coding sequence GTGACCGATGATCTGGTGCTGCGGCGGCAGGTGTGCTTCGCCCTCTATGCGGCGTCGCGCGCCGTCACCGACGTCTACCGGCCCATCCTCGACGAGTTCGGCCTGACCTACCCGCAGTACCTGGTGCTGCTGGTGCTCTGGGAGCGCGGCGACGACGCCCCCTCGGTCTCCGAGCTGGGTGCCGCGCTGCGGCTGGACTCCGGCACGCTCTCCCCGCTGCTCAAGCGGCTGGAGGCGGCGGGCCTGGTGGTCCGGACCCGCGCCGCGCGCGACGAGCGACGGGTGGAGGTGGGGCTCACCGCCGACGGTGCCGCCCTGCGGCAGCGGATGGACGAGGTGCCGCTGCGGGTCGCCCGCGCCACCGGCCTCACCGAGACCGAGCTGGTCGGCCTGCGCGACACCCTCACCCGGGTCACCGAGACGATCCACCGACAGAAGGAGCAGTGA
- a CDS encoding RidA family protein has product MTTVAGDDGVVTRLGSGGPWEALYGYSRVVRAGQLAWTAGCTSTVDGRVVHVGDAAAQTAQALRIGLAALAEVGAEPTDVVRTRMYVTDRLYADEVGRAHNAVFGAVRPAATMVVVAGLLDPEHLVEVELEAWLPAP; this is encoded by the coding sequence GTGACGACGGTGGCGGGGGACGACGGGGTCGTCACCCGGCTCGGCTCGGGCGGCCCGTGGGAGGCGCTGTACGGCTACTCGCGGGTGGTCCGGGCCGGTCAGTTGGCTTGGACGGCGGGGTGCACGTCGACGGTCGACGGCCGGGTGGTGCACGTCGGGGACGCCGCGGCGCAGACCGCGCAGGCGTTGCGGATCGGCCTGGCCGCCCTCGCCGAGGTGGGCGCGGAGCCCACCGACGTGGTCCGCACCCGGATGTACGTGACCGACCGGTTGTACGCCGACGAGGTGGGCCGGGCGCACAACGCCGTGTTCGGCGCGGTCCGCCCGGCGGCGACCATGGTGGTGGTGGCCGGCCTGCTCGACCCGGAGCACCTGGTCGAGGTCGAGTTGGAAGCCTGGCTCCCCGCCCCCTGA
- the priA gene encoding bifunctional 1-(5-phosphoribosyl)-5-((5-phosphoribosylamino)methylideneamino)imidazole-4-carboxamide isomerase/phosphoribosylanthranilate isomerase PriA, translating to MSLTLLPAVDVADGQAVRLVQGAAGSETGYGDPVEAALAWQSDGAEWIHLVDLDAAFGRGTNAHLLAEVVRRLDVKVELSGGIRDDESLHAALGTGAARVNIGTAALENPEWCDRVCGEYGDRVAIGLDVRGRTLSARGWTRDGGDLFEVLERLDKAGATRYVVTDITKDGTMRGPNLDLLREVCARTSAPVIASGGVSTLDDLRALATLEPLGVEGVIAGKALYAGAFTVAEALETLRTAS from the coding sequence GTGAGCCTCACCCTGTTGCCCGCCGTGGACGTCGCCGACGGTCAGGCCGTCCGACTGGTGCAGGGCGCCGCCGGCAGCGAGACCGGGTACGGCGACCCGGTGGAGGCCGCGCTGGCGTGGCAGTCCGACGGGGCGGAGTGGATCCACCTGGTGGACCTGGACGCCGCGTTCGGCCGGGGCACGAACGCGCACCTGCTCGCCGAGGTGGTCCGCCGGCTCGACGTGAAGGTGGAGCTCTCCGGCGGCATCCGGGACGACGAGTCGCTGCACGCCGCGCTGGGCACCGGGGCGGCGCGGGTGAACATCGGCACCGCCGCGCTGGAGAACCCGGAGTGGTGCGACCGGGTCTGCGGCGAGTACGGCGACCGGGTGGCGATCGGCCTGGACGTGCGCGGTCGTACCCTGTCGGCGCGCGGCTGGACCCGCGACGGCGGTGACCTGTTCGAGGTGCTGGAGCGCCTGGACAAGGCGGGCGCCACCCGCTACGTGGTGACCGACATCACCAAGGACGGCACGATGCGCGGGCCGAACCTGGACCTGCTGCGCGAGGTCTGTGCCCGGACCTCCGCCCCGGTGATCGCCTCGGGGGGCGTCTCGACGCTGGACGACCTGCGCGCCCTGGCGACCCTGGAGCCGCTCGGCGTGGAGGGTGTGATCGCCGGAAAGGCGCTCTACGCCGGCGCGTTCACCGTGGCCGAGGCGCTGGAGACGTTGCGGACCGCCTCGTGA
- the hisH gene encoding imidazole glycerol phosphate synthase subunit HisH: MAKRIVVLDYGSGNLRSAERALERVGADVTVTDDLAAAAEAEGLVVPGVGAFAACMAGIEALGAGPVIAERVADGRPVLGICVGMQVLFAHGDEHGVVTKGLGLLPGGVTKLPARRLPHMGWNTVEAPAGSVLFAGLPADSRFYFVHSYGVNDVAGLVAAGARVTTAHHGTDFVAAVERGPLSAAQFHPEKSADTGATLLRNWLAGL, encoded by the coding sequence ATGGCCAAGCGGATCGTGGTGCTCGACTACGGGTCGGGCAACCTGCGCTCGGCGGAGCGTGCCCTGGAGCGGGTCGGCGCGGACGTCACGGTGACCGACGATCTGGCCGCCGCCGCCGAGGCGGAGGGCCTGGTGGTGCCGGGCGTGGGCGCGTTCGCCGCCTGCATGGCGGGGATCGAGGCGCTGGGCGCCGGTCCGGTCATCGCCGAGCGGGTGGCCGACGGCCGGCCGGTGCTCGGCATCTGCGTCGGCATGCAGGTGCTCTTCGCGCACGGTGACGAGCACGGCGTGGTGACCAAGGGGCTCGGGCTGCTGCCCGGCGGGGTGACGAAGCTGCCCGCCCGGCGGCTGCCGCACATGGGCTGGAACACCGTCGAGGCGCCGGCCGGCTCGGTGCTCTTCGCCGGGCTGCCCGCCGACAGCCGCTTCTACTTCGTCCACTCCTACGGCGTGAACGACGTGGCCGGGCTCGTCGCGGCGGGCGCCCGGGTGACCACCGCCCACCACGGGACCGACTTCGTGGCCGCCGTGGAGCGGGGGCCGCTGTCGGCGGCCCAGTTCCACCCGGAGAAGTCCGCCGACACCGGCGCCACGCTGCTGCGCAACTGGCTCGCCGGCCTGTGA
- the hisB gene encoding imidazoleglycerol-phosphate dehydratase HisB: protein MSRTARVERITKETKVLVEIDLDGTGQAEITTGVGFYDHMLHQIARHGGFDLTVRTVGDLEIDAHHTMEDTALALGAAFDQALGDKAGIRRYGSATVPMDEVLVRAAVDLSGRPYVVHDEPALAPYIGPVYPTSMTRHIWESFGQAARITLHVDVLRAARPGGHPDAHHVVEAQFKAVSRALREATSIDPRNAGAIPSTKGAL from the coding sequence ATGAGTCGGACCGCCCGGGTGGAGCGGATCACCAAGGAGACCAAGGTCCTCGTCGAGATCGACCTCGACGGCACGGGCCAGGCCGAGATCACCACCGGCGTCGGCTTCTACGACCACATGCTCCACCAGATCGCCCGGCACGGCGGCTTCGACCTGACCGTCCGCACCGTGGGTGACCTGGAGATCGACGCGCACCACACGATGGAGGACACCGCGCTCGCGCTGGGCGCCGCGTTCGACCAGGCGCTGGGCGACAAGGCCGGCATCCGGCGGTACGGCTCGGCCACCGTCCCGATGGACGAGGTGCTGGTCCGGGCCGCCGTCGACCTCTCCGGGCGGCCGTACGTGGTGCACGACGAGCCGGCGCTCGCGCCGTACATCGGTCCGGTCTATCCGACCAGCATGACCCGGCACATCTGGGAGTCCTTCGGTCAGGCGGCCCGGATCACGCTGCACGTGGACGTGCTGCGGGCGGCCCGCCCCGGCGGCCACCCCGACGCCCACCACGTGGTGGAGGCCCAGTTCAAGGCCGTCTCCCGCGCCCTGCGCGAGGCCACCTCGATCGACCCCCGCAACGCGGGCGCGATCCCCAGCACCAAGGGCGCCCTCTGA
- a CDS encoding histidinol-phosphate transaminase: protein MTTMDDLPLRDDLRGLTPYGAPQLDVAVRLNTNENSYPVPEPVVDAIGKALAAELRDLNRYPDRDAVALRADLAAYLGHGLTVDQVWAANGSNEIQQQLLQAFGGPGRTALGFVPAYSMHPLLALGTGTGWIPARRGVDFGLTADEAVAQVREHRPDVVFLCSPNNPTGTALDPAVVAAVLDEAPGMVVVDEAYAEFARPGTVSALAVLPGHPRLVVTRTMSKAFGFAGGRLGYLAADPAVVAAVQLVRLPYHLSALTQAAARAALAHRDDLLGTVAAIMQQRDRIVAELRARGHRVADSDANFVLFQVAGDRQLRRGASDAVPGPGAGDQAAAWRTLLEHGVLVRDVGLPGWLRVTAGTPTETDAFLSAMEKLS from the coding sequence GTGACCACGATGGACGACCTGCCGCTCCGCGACGACCTGCGCGGCCTCACGCCGTACGGGGCGCCGCAGCTCGACGTGGCGGTACGGCTGAACACCAACGAGAACTCCTACCCGGTGCCCGAGCCGGTGGTGGACGCCATCGGCAAGGCCCTCGCGGCCGAGCTGCGCGACCTCAACCGCTATCCGGACCGGGACGCCGTGGCGCTCCGCGCCGACCTGGCCGCCTATCTGGGGCACGGGCTCACCGTCGACCAGGTGTGGGCGGCCAACGGCTCCAACGAGATCCAGCAGCAGCTGCTCCAGGCGTTCGGCGGCCCGGGGCGCACCGCGCTCGGCTTCGTCCCGGCGTACTCGATGCACCCGCTGCTGGCGCTCGGCACCGGCACCGGCTGGATCCCCGCCCGGCGCGGCGTCGACTTCGGGCTGACCGCCGACGAGGCGGTGGCCCAGGTCCGCGAGCACCGGCCCGACGTGGTCTTTCTCTGCTCGCCGAACAACCCCACCGGCACGGCGCTGGACCCGGCCGTGGTCGCCGCCGTGCTCGACGAGGCGCCCGGCATGGTGGTCGTCGACGAGGCGTACGCCGAGTTCGCCCGGCCCGGCACGGTCAGCGCCCTGGCAGTGCTCCCCGGCCACCCGCGGCTGGTGGTCACCCGGACGATGAGCAAGGCGTTCGGCTTCGCCGGTGGCCGGCTGGGCTATCTGGCGGCCGACCCGGCGGTGGTGGCGGCGGTGCAGCTCGTCCGGCTGCCCTACCACCTCTCCGCGCTCACCCAGGCCGCCGCCCGCGCGGCGCTGGCCCACCGGGACGACCTGCTCGGCACGGTCGCCGCGATCATGCAGCAGCGCGACCGGATCGTCGCCGAGCTGCGCGCCCGGGGCCACCGGGTGGCCGACAGCGACGCCAACTTCGTGCTCTTCCAGGTCGCCGGCGACCGACAACTCCGGCGCGGCGCGTCTGACGCCGTGCCCGGACCCGGAGCCGGCGACCAGGCCGCCGCCTGGCGCACCCTGCTGGAGCACGGGGTGCTGGTCCGCGACGTCGGCCTGCCCGGCTGGCTGCGGGTCACCGCCGGCACCCCCACCGAGACCGACGCCTTCCTTTCTGCAATGGAGAAGCTCTCATGA
- the hisD gene encoding histidinol dehydrogenase: MLTRIDLRGGERDPRRLLPRAQLDVSVAVERIRPLVEAVREHGYPAIREASERFDGISPEHLRVPADAIKEAEGTLDPQVRAALLESITRARKVHADQRRTDHTTQVVPGGTVTERWVPVDRVGLYVPGGLAMYPSTVVMNVVPAQAAGVRSLVVVSPPQQENGGLPDQRVLAACALLGVDEVYAVGGAQAVAMLAYGSTVDPDGVDRCDPVDMITGPGNIWVTAAKRLLRGVVGIDAEAGPTEIAILADDTADPAHVAADLISQAEHDPLAASVLVTPSVALADAVERELARQVPATRHVERVTTALTGEQSGIVLVDDLEAGLRVVDAYAAEHLEIQTVDARDWALRVRNAGAIFVGAWSPVSLGDYCAGSNHVLPTGGCARHSSGLSVQSFLRGVHLVEYTQDALRDVAPHVVTLATVEDLPAHGQAVSVRFAGEGTP; the protein is encoded by the coding sequence GTGTTGACTCGGATCGACCTGCGCGGCGGCGAGCGCGACCCGCGCCGCCTGCTGCCCCGTGCCCAGCTCGACGTCTCCGTGGCGGTCGAGAGGATCCGTCCCCTCGTGGAGGCGGTCCGGGAGCATGGTTACCCGGCGATCCGCGAGGCCAGCGAGCGGTTCGACGGCATCTCCCCGGAGCACCTGCGGGTGCCGGCCGACGCGATCAAGGAGGCCGAGGGGACCCTGGACCCGCAGGTCCGCGCCGCGCTGCTGGAGTCGATCACCCGGGCCCGCAAGGTGCACGCCGACCAGCGGCGCACCGACCACACCACCCAGGTCGTGCCCGGTGGCACGGTCACCGAGCGCTGGGTGCCGGTCGACCGGGTCGGCCTCTACGTCCCCGGTGGTCTGGCGATGTATCCGTCGACCGTGGTGATGAACGTGGTGCCCGCCCAGGCGGCCGGCGTCCGCTCCCTGGTCGTGGTCAGCCCGCCGCAGCAGGAGAACGGCGGCCTGCCCGACCAGCGGGTCCTCGCCGCGTGCGCGCTGCTCGGTGTCGACGAGGTCTACGCCGTCGGCGGTGCCCAGGCGGTCGCGATGCTGGCGTACGGGTCGACCGTCGACCCCGACGGCGTCGACCGCTGCGACCCGGTCGACATGATCACCGGCCCGGGCAACATCTGGGTCACCGCCGCCAAGCGGCTGCTGCGCGGCGTGGTCGGCATCGACGCCGAGGCCGGCCCGACCGAGATCGCCATCCTGGCCGACGACACCGCCGACCCGGCGCACGTCGCCGCCGACCTGATCAGCCAGGCCGAGCACGACCCGCTCGCGGCCAGCGTGCTGGTCACCCCGTCGGTGGCCCTGGCCGACGCGGTCGAGCGGGAACTGGCCCGGCAGGTGCCGGCCACCAGGCACGTCGAGCGGGTCACCACCGCGCTCACCGGCGAGCAGAGCGGCATCGTGCTCGTCGACGACCTCGAGGCCGGGCTGCGGGTGGTCGACGCGTACGCGGCCGAGCACCTGGAGATCCAGACCGTGGACGCCCGGGACTGGGCGCTGCGGGTGCGCAACGCCGGGGCGATCTTCGTCGGCGCCTGGTCGCCGGTGTCGCTGGGCGACTACTGCGCCGGCTCCAACCACGTGCTGCCCACCGGCGGCTGCGCCCGGCACTCCTCGGGGCTCTCCGTGCAGTCCTTCCTGCGCGGCGTCCACCTGGTCGAATACACCCAGGACGCGCTGCGCGACGTCGCGCCGCACGTGGTCACCCTGGCGACCGTGGAGGACCTGCCGGCGCACGGCCAGGCGGTCAGCGTCCGCTTCGCGGGGGAGGGGACCCCGTGA
- a CDS encoding LON peptidase substrate-binding domain-containing protein: MTVRLPVFPLGTVLFPGLVLPLHIFEERYRELVRHLLARPEGAPREFGVVAIRAGWEVAAAGPPERPGLGGGEVTLHEVGCTAELRQVTELDDGGFDIVTVGRRRFRVVEVDDSAAPYLTAEVEWLPESTGPDEVADLLAARVISVFRQYLGLIRPDPEEVSEQLPEDPTVLSHLVAATAALTVADRQRLLAVDDTAGRLRAELRLLNREAALLRQVRAVPVPLTELAGPPAPN, from the coding sequence GTGACTGTGCGGCTGCCGGTGTTCCCGCTCGGAACGGTGCTCTTCCCGGGACTGGTGCTGCCGCTGCACATCTTCGAGGAGCGCTACCGCGAACTGGTGCGCCACCTGCTCGCCCGACCCGAGGGGGCGCCCCGCGAGTTCGGCGTGGTGGCCATCCGGGCCGGCTGGGAGGTGGCCGCGGCCGGGCCGCCGGAGCGACCGGGGCTGGGCGGCGGCGAGGTGACCCTGCACGAGGTGGGGTGCACCGCCGAGCTGCGGCAGGTCACCGAGCTGGACGACGGCGGGTTCGACATCGTCACGGTGGGGCGGCGCCGGTTCCGGGTGGTCGAGGTCGACGACTCCGCCGCGCCCTACCTGACCGCCGAGGTGGAGTGGCTGCCCGAGTCGACCGGGCCGGACGAGGTGGCCGACCTGCTCGCCGCCCGGGTGATCTCGGTCTTCCGGCAATATCTCGGGCTGATCCGGCCCGACCCGGAGGAGGTCTCCGAGCAGCTGCCGGAGGATCCCACGGTGCTGTCGCACCTGGTCGCCGCGACGGCCGCGCTGACCGTCGCGGACCGGCAGCGGCTGCTCGCCGTCGACGACACCGCCGGCCGGCTCCGGGCCGAGCTACGGCTGCTCAACCGCGAGGCGGCGCTGCTGCGTCAGGTCCGGGCGGTTCCGGTGCCGCTGACCGAGCTGGCCGGTCCGCCGGCCCCCAACTGA
- a CDS encoding MinD/ParA family protein — translation MLDNGYRHEAPPPESRYAPLLDSGYRPPSYPAAEPALPAAEPVPTYRPAVEPVPASNHRRSPTAIRCAASRPGWSGEAPAPETEQERAAGVLRRELGTPRVLAFANPKGGVHKTTATVLAAATVGSVRGRGVLAWDDNELRGTLGLRAGSARHARTIRHLISDLAQIEILEGAPLLEHLDDYLRHASDGSYDVLAGEESPRFAQRLDQFTVKRVLELLRRTHDVVCVDTGNNVESPNWRTVMQAADQLVVTTVPREDAAFSADWMLDLLHEVGMGELADNAVTLISCPTPGRSSLQDDLERHFATRTRAVAVVPYDAALETGSSIEYHQLQPETRAAWLKAAAVMLEPFAR, via the coding sequence GTGCTGGACAACGGCTACCGGCACGAGGCACCGCCCCCGGAGTCCCGCTACGCCCCGCTGCTCGACAGCGGCTACCGGCCACCGAGCTATCCGGCGGCGGAGCCCGCGCTCCCGGCGGCGGAGCCCGTCCCGACGTACCGGCCGGCCGTGGAGCCGGTGCCGGCGTCCAACCACCGGCGATCTCCGACGGCTATCCGGTGCGCAGCGAGCCGGCCCGGGTGGAGTGGCGAGGCGCCGGCCCCGGAGACCGAGCAGGAGCGGGCCGCCGGGGTGCTCCGCCGGGAGCTGGGCACCCCACGGGTGCTCGCCTTCGCCAACCCGAAGGGCGGCGTGCACAAGACCACCGCCACCGTGCTGGCCGCCGCCACGGTGGGCAGCGTGCGCGGGCGGGGCGTGCTCGCCTGGGACGACAACGAGCTGCGCGGCACCCTCGGGCTGCGCGCCGGCAGCGCCCGGCACGCCCGGACCATCCGGCACCTGATCTCCGACCTCGCGCAGATCGAGATCCTGGAGGGCGCACCCCTGCTGGAGCACCTCGACGACTACCTGCGGCACGCCTCCGACGGCTCGTACGACGTGCTGGCTGGGGAGGAGAGCCCGCGCTTCGCGCAGCGGCTGGACCAGTTCACCGTCAAGCGGGTGCTGGAGCTGCTGCGGCGTACCCACGACGTGGTCTGCGTGGACACCGGCAACAACGTGGAGAGCCCGAACTGGCGCACCGTGATGCAGGCCGCCGACCAGCTCGTGGTCACCACCGTGCCCCGCGAGGACGCCGCGTTCAGCGCCGACTGGATGCTCGACCTGCTGCACGAGGTGGGGATGGGGGAGCTGGCCGACAACGCGGTCACCCTGATCTCCTGCCCGACGCCGGGCCGCTCGTCGCTCCAGGACGACCTGGAGCGGCACTTCGCCACCCGGACCCGCGCCGTGGCCGTGGTGCCGTACGACGCGGCGCTGGAGACCGGTTCGTCGATCGAGTACCACCAGCTCCAGCCGGAGACCCGGGCGGCGTGGCTGAAGGCCGCCGCGGTGATGCTGGAGCCGTTCGCCCGGTGA
- a CDS encoding RluA family pseudouridine synthase produces the protein MTAAFAAGGDQRSLPVPDGLDGMRLDQAVSRLFGLSRTAAATLVDAGDALVDGIARANSYKVKAGSWLEVTLPAPVAPPTVVPQAVPGLNVVYADDDIVVVDKPVGVAAHPSPGWTGPTVIGALAAIGHRISTSGAAERQGVVHRLDVGTTGIMAVAKSEQAYTALKRAFKYREVEKRYHAVVQGHPDPLRGTIDAPIDRHPHHDYRWAVVTGGKPSITHYDTLEAFRSASLLDVRLETGRTHQIRVHFSTLRHPCVGDLTYGADPTLSARLGLSRQWLHARSLSFAHPRTGDQVTFVSDYPEDLARALEILRD, from the coding sequence ATGACGGCCGCCTTCGCCGCGGGCGGCGACCAGCGTTCCCTGCCCGTCCCGGACGGCCTCGACGGCATGCGGCTGGACCAGGCCGTGTCCCGGCTCTTCGGGCTCTCCCGCACCGCCGCGGCGACCCTGGTCGACGCCGGTGACGCGCTGGTCGACGGGATCGCGCGGGCCAACTCGTACAAGGTGAAGGCCGGCTCCTGGCTGGAGGTGACCCTGCCCGCCCCGGTCGCCCCGCCGACCGTGGTGCCGCAGGCGGTGCCCGGCCTGAACGTGGTCTATGCCGACGACGACATCGTGGTGGTGGACAAGCCGGTCGGCGTGGCCGCGCACCCCAGCCCCGGCTGGACCGGCCCGACCGTGATCGGCGCGCTGGCCGCCATCGGCCACCGGATCTCCACCAGCGGCGCCGCCGAGCGGCAGGGCGTGGTGCACCGGCTCGACGTCGGCACCACCGGGATCATGGCGGTGGCCAAGAGCGAGCAGGCGTACACCGCGCTGAAGCGGGCCTTCAAGTACCGCGAGGTGGAGAAGCGCTACCACGCGGTGGTGCAGGGCCACCCCGACCCGCTGCGCGGCACCATCGACGCGCCGATCGACCGGCACCCGCACCACGACTACCGCTGGGCGGTGGTCACCGGCGGCAAGCCGAGCATCACCCACTACGACACGCTCGAGGCGTTCCGCTCGGCGAGCCTGCTCGACGTGCGGCTGGAGACGGGGCGTACCCACCAGATCCGGGTGCACTTCTCGACCCTGCGCCACCCGTGCGTCGGCGACCTGACCTACGGCGCCGACCCGACCCTGTCGGCGCGGCTCGGGCTGAGCCGGCAGTGGCTGCACGCCCGGTCACTGAGCTTCGCGCACCCGCGTACCGGCGATCAGGTCACCTTCGTCAGCGACTACCCGGAGGACCTGGCCCGCGCGCTGGAGATCCTCCGCGACTGA